The Impatiens glandulifera chromosome 3, dImpGla2.1, whole genome shotgun sequence genome contains a region encoding:
- the LOC124930060 gene encoding uncharacterized protein LOC124930060, whose product MSTCFLKVKDYLKSPPIFMLPKLGVPLILYLMVTENAMGSKLARENKDKVKVAVYYVSKRMTAHELNCSSVENMCWALACVTKRLKHYMQAHTIKHVSMLDLILFVFQRTAIPKISQVNDDDLRVRHHVHSVVADFLVDNPIDIEEEDDLSFPDDEIMITENDSWRLMFDGV is encoded by the coding sequence ATGTCAACATGCTTTCTAAAGGTGAAGGATTACCTCAAGTCACCACCCATTTTTATGCTGCCAAAGTTGGGAGTGCCATTAATCTTGTACCTAATGGTAACAGAAAATGCAATGGGAAGCAAGCTTGCCCGAGAAAATAAGGATAAAGTCAAAGTGGCGGTCTACTACGTAAGCAAGAGGATGACGGCTCATGAACTCAATTGCTCATCAGTTGAAAATATGTGTTGGGCGCTTGCATGTGTAACTAAAAGACTAAAGCACTACATGCAAGCACATACGATCAAACATGTGTCAATGCTTGATCTGATCCTCTTTGTATTTCAACGAACTGCTATCCCAAAAATTAGCCAAGTGAATGATGATGATCTTAGAGTACGACATCACGTACATAGTGTGGTAGCTGACTTTCTAGTCGATAATCCCATTGATATCGAGGAAGAGGATGATTTATCATTTCCGGATGACGAGATTATGATAACTGAAAATGACTCATGGCGGCTCATGTTCGACGGAGTTTAA